The proteins below are encoded in one region of Levilactobacillus namurensis:
- a CDS encoding zinc-ribbon domain-containing protein, whose product MATNLKFCPQCGAKITATDQTCPRCHTDLRPFREVKQPQAAPAKPKLNLNTLSANPYREGMKRLKAREGSQPTTPKHRWHWPWSKE is encoded by the coding sequence ATGGCAACGAATCTAAAATTCTGTCCCCAGTGTGGGGCTAAGATTACGGCGACCGACCAGACTTGTCCGCGCTGTCATACGGATCTCCGGCCGTTTCGCGAGGTGAAGCAGCCCCAAGCGGCGCCGGCCAAGCCGAAGTTGAACCTGAACACCTTATCGGCTAACCCTTACCGGGAGGGCATGAAACGGCTCAAGGCGCGGGAAGGCTCTCAGCCCACGACTCCGAAACACCGTTGGCATTGGCCGTGGTCGAAGGAGTGA
- a CDS encoding O-acetyl-ADP-ribose deacetylase, producing MGSFEVIQGDITRSQVDAIVNAANTTLLGGGGVDGAIHRAAGPQLFAACVPLNGCRTGEAKLTPGFELPAKWVIHTPGPVWRGGHHHEAELLANCYRNSLTLATAQGCRTVDFPSLSTGVYGYPLAAAAQVATQTIATWLAASKQELRVRLVAFDATTAQAYRQAWAALG from the coding sequence ATGGGAAGTTTTGAGGTTATTCAAGGCGATATCACGCGCAGTCAAGTCGATGCCATCGTGAACGCGGCGAACACCACGTTGCTGGGTGGTGGCGGTGTTGATGGCGCCATCCATCGGGCGGCGGGGCCGCAACTCTTCGCGGCCTGCGTGCCCCTGAATGGGTGTCGCACTGGCGAGGCTAAGCTGACCCCCGGGTTCGAGTTGCCCGCTAAATGGGTGATTCATACGCCGGGGCCGGTCTGGCGGGGTGGTCACCACCACGAAGCCGAATTGCTGGCCAATTGTTACCGCAATAGCCTGACTTTGGCTACGGCGCAGGGGTGCCGGACGGTTGATTTTCCGTCCCTGAGTACCGGAGTTTACGGTTATCCGCTGGCTGCGGCGGCGCAGGTGGCGACGCAGACGATTGCGACCTGGTTAGCCGCTTCAAAGCAGGAGCTGCGGGTTCGGTTGGTCGCGTTTGATGCGACCACGGCGCAGGCGTACCGCCAAGCTTGGGCCGCGTTGGGATGA
- a CDS encoding LBP_cg2779 family protein codes for MSQEQELSSLAEAIIAYQKKYDKTDGEMAFGSRLTVEKFHAIKTGELQPTTDEQAALHSLIAKKPL; via the coding sequence ATGAGTCAAGAACAAGAGCTAAGTAGTCTGGCTGAAGCAATCATCGCCTACCAAAAGAAATACGATAAGACCGACGGCGAGATGGCCTTTGGTTCTCGCCTAACCGTTGAGAAGTTCCACGCCATCAAGACCGGTGAGCTGCAGCCCACTACCGACGAACAGGCAGCGCTCCACAGCCTAATTGCCAAGAAACCACTTTAA
- a CDS encoding SDR family NAD(P)-dependent oxidoreductase, which translates to MQITYDFSDKRVIITGGAGGIGLGMATAFVKAGARVLVVDVNAELITQAKRELQALNAGQVVTLQTDISTKANDQLIIDTAVKAFGGIDVLVNNAHASHQKPFTALTDDDLALSFNTGFYPTWHLMQLAYPQLKVNQGSVINFASGAGINGQPTQAAYAAAKEAIRGLSRVAANEWAADNIRVNLISPIAETAGVKRWKQAAPDQYAAMVNQIPLHRLGDPEQDIGAVALFLASDASSYITGQTFMVDGGDIKLR; encoded by the coding sequence ATGCAGATTACTTATGACTTTTCTGATAAACGCGTCATCATCACCGGTGGCGCCGGCGGCATCGGCCTGGGAATGGCCACAGCCTTCGTCAAAGCGGGCGCCCGTGTCCTGGTGGTCGACGTCAACGCTGAGCTCATCACACAGGCTAAGCGGGAGCTTCAGGCACTCAACGCCGGTCAAGTGGTCACGCTTCAAACCGACATCAGTACCAAGGCCAACGACCAACTCATCATTGACACAGCCGTCAAAGCCTTTGGCGGGATTGACGTGCTGGTCAACAACGCCCACGCTTCCCACCAGAAGCCCTTCACCGCGCTAACCGACGATGACTTGGCCCTGTCCTTCAACACCGGCTTCTATCCGACTTGGCATCTGATGCAGCTGGCTTATCCCCAGCTCAAGGTTAACCAGGGGAGTGTCATCAACTTTGCCTCGGGGGCTGGGATCAACGGACAACCGACCCAAGCCGCCTACGCTGCGGCCAAGGAAGCCATTCGCGGCCTTTCCCGGGTGGCGGCCAACGAATGGGCTGCTGATAACATTCGGGTCAACCTGATTTCCCCAATCGCCGAAACGGCTGGTGTGAAGCGCTGGAAACAGGCCGCCCCGGACCAATACGCGGCAATGGTCAACCAGATTCCACTCCACCGACTGGGCGATCCCGAACAGGACATTGGGGCGGTCGCCCTCTTCCTGGCCAGCGACGCCAGCAGTTACATCACCGGTCAGACCTTCATGGTCGACGGTGGTGACATCAAGCTTCGTTAA
- the tenA gene encoding thiaminase II, whose protein sequence is MFTDQAHAATLTSWAASKHHPFIQALQAGTLPAATFRYYLIQDHHYLQEFATIHDLAADQATDPQAAHQLRAGAEHLRQGEMAVRKTFFRQLAITDAEIAATPMAPTGYAYTSHLYRSLATLGTAGAVIALLPCYWLYAEIGHDLAHQGSPIPIYQAWIDTYNADDYAGEMPAQLALANQVATPQNTPALLDIFQKSSWYELHFWQMALDHETW, encoded by the coding sequence ATGTTCACTGATCAAGCCCATGCCGCTACTCTCACCAGTTGGGCGGCTTCCAAGCACCACCCCTTCATTCAAGCCTTGCAAGCGGGGACCTTACCCGCAGCCACTTTCCGGTATTATCTGATTCAAGACCACCACTACCTGCAAGAATTCGCGACGATTCACGACCTGGCCGCGGACCAGGCCACGGATCCGCAGGCGGCCCACCAGTTACGAGCCGGAGCTGAACACTTACGCCAAGGCGAGATGGCGGTCCGCAAAACCTTCTTTAGGCAACTCGCCATCACGGATGCCGAAATCGCGGCGACGCCTATGGCTCCCACGGGGTACGCCTATACCAGCCACCTCTACCGGTCTCTAGCGACCCTAGGCACTGCCGGCGCCGTGATTGCCCTGTTACCCTGTTATTGGCTCTATGCCGAGATTGGTCACGACCTGGCCCACCAGGGATCACCCATCCCCATCTACCAAGCTTGGATCGATACTTACAACGCCGACGACTACGCCGGAGAGATGCCCGCTCAATTGGCCCTCGCCAACCAGGTCGCTACTCCCCAGAACACGCCGGCCCTCCTAGACATCTTCCAAAAGAGCAGTTGGTACGAGTTACACTTTTGGCAAATGGCCTTGGACCACGAAACTTGGTAA
- a CDS encoding energy-coupling factor transporter transmembrane protein EcfT, producing MNPSLKLATIVLIAFEISFTQVLTVNLALIAFSLIVLVVQRIHFKTLLWLTAVPLFLASALVWSLALQGDASHHFLAVIFTRMFVYVYLGATFTQTTQPLALARSLEQNAKLPAKFAYGFLAAFNLLPKIRAEVATIHAAALMRGQVLHFWSPQLYFKVILAAMNWSDQLADAMTSHGFVEGAPRTYAVTIPLRRRDWLLCGLGFVVVQIGLFVGLP from the coding sequence ATGAATCCTAGTCTCAAGCTTGCCACCATCGTGTTGATTGCGTTTGAAATTTCGTTTACCCAAGTTTTGACTGTCAACTTAGCTTTGATTGCCTTTAGTTTAATCGTCTTAGTGGTTCAACGTATTCACTTCAAGACCCTCCTGTGGCTAACGGCCGTTCCCCTCTTCTTAGCCAGCGCCCTAGTCTGGTCACTGGCCTTGCAGGGGGACGCCTCGCACCACTTCTTAGCGGTCATCTTCACCCGGATGTTCGTCTACGTCTACTTGGGGGCCACCTTCACCCAGACTACCCAGCCGCTAGCCTTGGCCCGATCACTGGAGCAGAATGCTAAGCTGCCCGCGAAGTTCGCTTACGGGTTCCTGGCAGCCTTCAACCTGTTGCCTAAGATTCGCGCCGAGGTCGCAACGATTCACGCCGCCGCCCTGATGCGGGGACAGGTGCTCCACTTCTGGTCCCCCCAACTGTACTTCAAGGTCATCCTAGCGGCCATGAACTGGTCAGACCAGTTAGCGGACGCCATGACCTCTCACGGGTTCGTTGAAGGGGCTCCCCGGACTTATGCGGTCACGATTCCCCTCCGTCGGCGTGATTGGCTACTCTGTGGTCTGGGCTTTGTCGTGGTCCAAATCGGCCTCTTCGTCGGCCTGCCTTAA
- a CDS encoding ABC transporter ATP-binding protein: protein MATITIQHLTYAPPARETPVLKDLTATFRGGRFSLLTGPSGSGKTTLLRLIAGLTPLPTTGTITFDDQALASFPATTRSRRVALLFQEPSTQFTMDTVTNELRFVLENQAVDPAQMPARIDAALAFVGITKLRDRALMQLSGGEQQKVALASIVAMDSDVILLDEPFASIDPPTRQVLMTKLVQLCRERHKTVILADHDLSGYDQWVDHLTVLDHGMATQLSTAATQARLAAFTPERLRLTQVQLPAPDAPQILTGHQLGLRRGTRQLLRPQDLAILAHKTTLITGPNGSGKSTFFRSLVRLSSYDGTITYRQQNIQKLRRCTYARHVGLMFQAAQAQFLNVTLGEELALSQKNGQHAYFTPDRVAAALKVLQLDGREDQVIYSLSSGQQKKFQLLCMLMMAPDVLLLDEPLKGLDLASIHAVRQLLTTTQADLKLTLVLISHQLSGLDSFIDYHLALADQHFSYQAQEVRHES from the coding sequence TTGGCAACCATTACGATTCAACACTTAACTTACGCACCACCAGCCCGGGAAACTCCCGTGCTCAAGGACTTAACGGCCACCTTTAGGGGCGGTCGTTTTTCCCTATTGACCGGTCCATCCGGCAGTGGCAAGACCACCTTACTCCGGTTGATAGCTGGCCTGACCCCGCTACCCACCACGGGGACCATCACCTTCGACGACCAGGCTCTAGCCTCATTTCCGGCAACCACCCGCTCCCGTAGAGTCGCGTTGCTGTTCCAGGAACCTAGCACCCAATTCACCATGGATACCGTGACTAACGAGTTGCGCTTTGTCTTGGAGAACCAGGCGGTCGACCCAGCCCAAATGCCCGCAAGGATTGACGCCGCCTTAGCATTCGTTGGCATCACCAAGCTTCGTGACCGCGCCTTAATGCAGCTATCCGGCGGAGAACAACAGAAAGTTGCCCTGGCCAGTATCGTGGCCATGGACAGTGACGTTATCTTGCTAGACGAGCCCTTTGCCAGTATCGATCCACCGACACGGCAAGTCCTGATGACCAAGCTGGTTCAACTCTGTCGCGAACGCCATAAGACTGTGATCCTCGCCGACCATGACCTCAGTGGCTATGATCAATGGGTCGACCACCTGACCGTCTTAGACCACGGGATGGCGACCCAGCTCTCGACCGCGGCGACCCAGGCCCGCCTAGCCGCCTTTACTCCGGAACGGCTGCGGCTTACTCAGGTCCAGCTCCCCGCACCCGATGCGCCGCAGATTCTGACTGGTCACCAGCTAGGGCTACGCCGAGGGACCCGGCAACTGTTGCGGCCCCAAGACCTCGCCATCCTGGCGCATAAAACCACGTTGATTACCGGCCCCAACGGTAGTGGAAAATCTACCTTCTTCCGCTCGCTGGTCCGGCTGAGTTCCTATGACGGCACAATCACTTACCGCCAACAGAACATCCAAAAGCTACGGCGGTGCACCTACGCTCGTCACGTGGGGTTGATGTTTCAGGCGGCTCAAGCGCAATTTCTCAACGTCACCTTAGGTGAAGAATTGGCGTTGTCCCAGAAGAACGGCCAACACGCGTACTTTACGCCCGACCGGGTGGCCGCTGCACTCAAAGTCCTCCAGCTCGATGGCCGTGAAGACCAGGTCATCTACTCACTCAGTAGTGGCCAGCAGAAGAAGTTCCAGCTGCTCTGCATGCTGATGATGGCCCCCGACGTCCTCCTGCTAGACGAACCCCTAAAGGGACTAGACCTGGCCTCGATTCACGCGGTACGTCAACTCCTAACGACCACCCAAGCAGACCTCAAGCTGACCTTAGTGTTAATCAGCCACCAGTTGAGCGGCCTCGACAGCTTTATCGATTACCACTTGGCCTTGGCCGACCAACACTTCAGCTACCAAGCTCAGGAGGTGCGCCATGAATCCTAG
- a CDS encoding ECF transporter S component produces the protein MQRWHIRDIILVTILAIFMGVIFWAVGPLYAVLTAALAPAGLQPLANELLLGIWVMAGPLAGFVIRIPGSATLGEFLGSAVEMFLGGTWGASTLISGAVQGIGSELGFAAVGYKFYNWLTLTLSALTTTLVTFLWDYFRSGYNAYHLGFLLVLLVVRFASIFVFGGILTRLITNLLTRAHVLPATSKN, from the coding sequence ATGCAACGTTGGCATATTCGTGACATTATTCTGGTCACCATTTTAGCAATTTTTATGGGGGTTATTTTCTGGGCCGTGGGGCCACTCTACGCCGTCTTGACGGCCGCTTTAGCACCTGCAGGACTTCAGCCACTGGCTAACGAACTGCTCTTAGGGATCTGGGTCATGGCAGGGCCCTTAGCTGGCTTTGTTATCCGAATTCCTGGATCCGCAACCCTAGGCGAATTCCTAGGATCCGCAGTGGAAATGTTCCTGGGGGGAACCTGGGGGGCATCTACCTTAATTTCTGGGGCCGTTCAAGGTATCGGTTCCGAATTGGGCTTCGCCGCCGTGGGATATAAGTTCTACAACTGGCTGACTTTGACGCTCAGCGCACTGACCACCACTTTAGTCACCTTCTTATGGGACTACTTCCGGTCCGGTTACAACGCCTATCACCTGGGCTTCCTACTGGTATTACTGGTGGTCCGCTTCGCCTCAATCTTTGTCTTCGGGGGAATCTTGACGCGTCTGATCACCAACCTCTTGACCCGGGCCCACGTCCTCCCCGCAACCTCTAAGAACTAA
- a CDS encoding D-alanyl-D-alanine carboxypeptidase family protein, which yields MQVTKFKWGLFALLVTLMVGLGVGQATTAQAAAYQTVTSKTITKTAYHKKSKKGALYNQTHTCKIVNLSAHPNTTWYATKQATLKHANSKGIYLYVANKSGSIKGWVWHGYLKKGTAPLSLKYAKGAVAMDAQTGKVIWSKAGNTARPIASVSKIMTLYLTLQKVESGKGSWNDVVNTSSKGLIAMGNSAACGGFKFKSGHKYTVKDLYYAAYLDSSNNAAIALGKWVAGSNGAFIRKMNAQAKTWGLKHASFVSASGLENSDLAAFGYRYGSANANKVSPIDVAKIARHLITDYPRVVTDGQIGSKYVDGQLLYNYNNLLKGRKYYQASLKVDGLKTGYTPLAGYCFVGTGQKAGKHRLITVVLHDENEFTETRSLMNYAYKSSSMNA from the coding sequence ATGCAAGTCACAAAATTTAAGTGGGGCCTTTTTGCCCTGTTGGTTACTCTGATGGTTGGTTTGGGCGTTGGCCAAGCGACTACGGCCCAAGCGGCGGCTTATCAGACGGTAACGTCCAAGACCATTACCAAGACGGCCTACCATAAGAAGTCGAAAAAGGGGGCCCTGTACAATCAGACACACACGTGTAAAATCGTGAATCTGTCAGCGCATCCCAATACGACCTGGTATGCCACGAAGCAAGCGACGTTAAAGCACGCCAATTCCAAGGGCATTTACCTGTATGTGGCCAATAAGTCAGGGTCCATCAAGGGATGGGTCTGGCACGGCTACCTGAAGAAGGGGACTGCGCCGTTGTCCTTGAAGTACGCCAAAGGGGCGGTGGCCATGGATGCCCAGACTGGTAAGGTGATCTGGTCTAAGGCCGGGAATACGGCGCGGCCTATCGCGTCCGTGTCCAAGATTATGACGCTCTACCTGACGCTGCAAAAGGTCGAAAGTGGCAAGGGCAGTTGGAACGACGTGGTCAACACCAGCAGTAAAGGGCTGATTGCCATGGGGAACAGCGCTGCTTGTGGGGGCTTTAAGTTCAAGTCCGGGCACAAGTACACGGTCAAGGACCTCTACTACGCAGCTTACCTGGATTCGTCCAATAACGCGGCGATTGCGTTGGGGAAGTGGGTCGCTGGCAGTAACGGGGCCTTTATCCGGAAGATGAACGCCCAAGCTAAGACCTGGGGCTTAAAGCATGCCAGCTTTGTCTCCGCTTCGGGGTTGGAAAACAGTGACTTGGCAGCGTTTGGCTACCGTTACGGGTCAGCCAACGCTAACAAGGTCTCCCCAATCGACGTGGCCAAGATTGCCCGGCACCTGATCACGGACTACCCCCGGGTGGTCACGGACGGTCAGATTGGTTCGAAGTACGTGGATGGCCAGTTGCTCTACAACTACAACAACCTGTTGAAGGGGCGGAAGTATTATCAGGCCTCGTTAAAGGTTGACGGTTTGAAGACCGGGTACACGCCGTTAGCGGGCTACTGCTTCGTCGGAACTGGTCAAAAAGCGGGTAAGCACCGGTTGATCACGGTGGTCCTGCACGATGAAAATGAGTTCACCGAGACCCGTTCGCTGATGAACTACGCATACAAGAGTAGCAGCATGAACGCTTAA
- a CDS encoding HAD-IIB family hydrolase gives MELPQLIATDLDGTFLDPHGKYDRNRFDRLLGALDAQGSRFVIATGDPLDHVHDLFGDLAHADQLTYVVEDGALIVTGTGRVLRMAEIPADLSRFAIQWIQTAPEMAENFLIACGAQRAYTTLAADSQRFAASRAFYPSLTSVSDLRAVPEPILKLDLTWLRTDVQAQVAAFNRQFAGQLLGTSSGLGGLNVTLPTVNKGAAIRLLQQEWQIPVAQTAAFGDSGNDLAMLQTVGQGIAMANAAPEVLAAIPRHTAQTNATSAVLDQLEAWLTA, from the coding sequence ATGGAACTACCTCAATTGATTGCCACCGATCTAGATGGCACGTTTTTAGACCCGCACGGAAAGTACGACCGCAACCGGTTTGACCGGCTACTAGGCGCTCTGGACGCGCAGGGGAGCCGATTCGTCATTGCGACGGGTGATCCGCTCGACCACGTGCACGACCTGTTCGGTGACTTAGCACATGCCGATCAGTTGACCTACGTGGTCGAAGACGGAGCACTGATTGTCACGGGCACGGGCCGCGTCTTGCGGATGGCTGAGATTCCTGCAGACCTAAGCCGCTTTGCCATTCAGTGGATCCAGACGGCTCCCGAGATGGCGGAGAACTTTCTGATTGCGTGCGGGGCACAGCGGGCTTACACCACATTGGCCGCGGATAGTCAACGCTTTGCAGCCTCACGGGCCTTTTACCCCAGTTTGACCAGCGTTTCGGACTTACGGGCGGTTCCAGAACCGATCCTAAAGTTAGACCTGACTTGGTTACGGACGGATGTGCAGGCTCAGGTCGCAGCCTTCAACCGGCAGTTCGCGGGGCAACTCCTGGGGACCAGTAGTGGGCTGGGCGGGCTGAACGTCACGTTGCCTACGGTCAATAAGGGGGCGGCCATCCGCTTGCTCCAGCAGGAATGGCAGATTCCGGTGGCGCAGACCGCAGCCTTCGGGGATTCGGGAAATGACTTGGCGATGCTCCAGACCGTGGGACAGGGGATTGCCATGGCTAACGCGGCCCCAGAGGTTCTCGCCGCGATTCCCCGGCACACGGCCCAGACCAACGCGACGTCCGCCGTTCTCGACCAACTGGAGGCGTGGCTAACGGCTTAA